In Gordonia sp. SL306, the genomic window CGACGTATGGCGCATTGCGCACGGTCAACACCTGGCCACGGACGATCCGTGCGTACCCCGGCGCGATCCCGATCCCGATCGCGAAGATGAGCGTGGATGACCCCGGTCCGAACACCGAGGTGAGGAGCAGACCGAGCAGGATGGTCGGGAATGCGAACATCACGTCGATCCACCGGTTCGCCAGGGCCTGCGCGACCCGGCCCGACAGGCCCGCGGCGACGCCGAGCAACACGGCGAGGACCAATGCCACTGCGACGGCGCCGAATCCGATGGCGAGGGATTGGCGAGTGCCGAAGATGATTCGGCTCAACAGGTCTCGGCCCGACAAGTCGGTGCCGAACGGATGTGCCCAGGTCGGTGGCGTGAGCGTGGCGTCGAGATTCACCGCGAGCGGGTCGTACGGCGCGAGGAGCGACGGGACCACCACGGCAACGAGGAGCAGGACGAGCACCACCAGGGCCGCGGTGACGGTCGGCGGAAACGGCCACCGGTGACGCCGGCCCGGTGCGGGCGCGGCCGTGGCGGCGGGGGTCGGCGAGAGGGCGGTCATGGGATCTCGATCCGGGGGTCGATGACGGTGTAGAGGAAATCCACCACCAGATTGGCGATGGTGTAGATCGCGGCGACCAGCACGACGATGCCGCTCACGAGCGGTACGTCGCGGGAACTGGCCGCCGCCACGAGCGTCTGCCCGATACCCGCGCGGGCGAACACCGT contains:
- a CDS encoding ABC transporter permease; amino-acid sequence: MTALSPTPAATAAPAPGRRHRWPFPPTVTAALVVLVLLLVAVVVPSLLAPYDPLAVNLDATLTPPTWAHPFGTDLSGRDLLSRIIFGTRQSLAIGFGAVAVALVLAVLLGVAAGLSGRVAQALANRWIDVMFAFPTILLGLLLTSVFGPGSSTLIFAIGIGIAPGYARIVRGQVLTVRNAPYVEAATALGHSRPRILLQHIAPNALRPMIVTATLGIGQAIIWASGLAYLGLGVAPPAPEWGALLDAGRTYITVAWWLEIFPGLIIVIVALAFTTVGRHLGARLEGTIR